A single Vulpes lagopus strain Blue_001 chromosome 3, ASM1834538v1, whole genome shotgun sequence DNA region contains:
- the LRIT2 gene encoding leucine-rich repeat, immunoglobulin-like domain and transmembrane domain-containing protein 2: MASVSHYFLLVLVFLDSNAAQPSCQPGCTCSEDSFGRTLQCMSISLGKIPRNLLEELKRLRIENSPLYELPRGSFINMSTLEHLWLNFNNITVIHLGALEHLSELKELRLEGNKLRSVPWTAFQATPLLRVLDLKHNRIDALPELALQFLVNLTYLDLSSNRLTVVSKSVFLNWLAYRKQRQPGCGAKTVPILVLALHNNPWLCDCRLRGFVQFVNSISIPVILVNSYLMCQRPLSKAGQLFHETELSACRKPQISTPSASVTVQMGHNVTLRCLAQASPSPTIAWTYPLSMWREFDVLTSSAAEDTALSELVIPAAHLVDRGNYTCVASNSMGRSALVIALHVQPTRAPAAARAPPLPSEGEAYIDLRVVRQTVHGILLEWFVVADGPRDPWFTLYIASDATLRPEVVHIGPGVNTYGLEDLQPSTKYEACLSLEGQPARRGRCVVFVTGRAQGELAARERLLHVAVVLSAALLALPVGAYVWAAQAHCRCRPGGLRCCPRRRRGPRCPRAVPQLGDCSYVGHRAPRGDGPGRRDTEGEAHRGGEQDWA; encoded by the exons ATGGCTTCAGTTTCTCACTATTTCCTGCTAGTCCTGGTCTTTCTGGATTCAAATGCCGCTCAGCCATCCTGTCAGCCAGGATGTACCTGCTCAGAGGACAGTTTCGGCAG GACTCTGCAGTGTATGTCTATCTCTTTGGGAAAGATCCCAAGGAACCTTCTTGAAGAGTTAAAGCGGTTGAGGATTGAAAATTCGCCCTTATATGAACTACCTCGAGGGTCCTTCATCAACATGAGCACTTTGGAACACCTTTGGCTTAATTTTAACAACATCACTGTGATACACCTGGGAGCCCTGGAGCACCTGTCAGAACTAAAAGAGCTGAGACTGGAGGGGAACAAGCTCCGCTCAGTACCATGGACAGCATTCCAAGCCACCCCTCTCCTGAGGGTGTTGGATCTCAAGCACAACAGGATTGATGCGCTTCCCGAGCTAGCGCTTCAGTTCTTGGTCAACCTGACCTACCTTGACCTATCCTCCAATAGGCTTACGGTTGTGTCCAAGAGTGTCTTCTTGAACTGGCTGGCCTACCGGAAACAACGGCAGCCTGGCTGTGGAGCCAAGACTGTCCCCATCCTGGTGCTGGCACTGCACAACAATCCCTGGCTATGTGACTGTCGCCTGAGGGGATTTGTCCAATTTGTGAATTCCATCAGCATCCCGGTCATCCTGGTGAATTCCTACCTGATGTGCCAACGCCCTCTCTCCAAGGCTGGGCAGCTTTTTCACGAAACTGAGCTCAGTGCTTGCAGGAAGCCGCAGATCTCAACCCCCAGTGCCAGTGTCACCGTCCAGATGGGACATAATGTGACCCTGAGATGCCTGGCACAGGCCAGCCCTTCACCAACCATTGCATGGACTTATCCCCTGAGCATGTGGAGGGAATTTGATG TGTTGACTTCGTCGGCTGCAGAAGACACTGCCCTGTCCGAACTGGTCATACCTGCAGCCCACCTGGTGGACAGAGGCAATTACACCTGTGTGGCCTCCAACTCTATGGGCCGGAGCGCGCTGGTCATCGCCCTCCACGTGCAGCCCACCCGGGCCCCGGCCGCTGCCCGCGCCCCTCCTTTGCCCTCGGAGGGCGAGGCCTACATCGACCTGCGGGTGGTCAGGCAGACGGTGCACGGGATTTTGCTGGAGTGGTTTGTGGTGGCCGACGGCCCCCGGGACCCGTGGTTCACCCTCTACATCGCGTCCGATGCAACGCTCAGGCCCGAGGTGGTGCACATTGGCCCTGGGGTGAACACGTACGGGCTGGAGGACCTGCAGCCCAGCACAAAGTACGAGGCATGCCTCAGCCTGGAGGGCCAGCCCGCCCGCAGGGGCCGCTGTGTGGTCTTCGTGACGGGCCGGGCGCAGGGCGAGCTGGCCGCGCGGGAGCGCCTCCTGCACGTGGCCGTGGTGCTGAGCGCTGCGCTGCTCGCCCTGCCCGTGGGCGCCTACGTGTGGGCCGCCCAGGCTCACTGTCGCTGCCGGCCCGGGGGGCTGCGCTGCTGTCCCCGGCGCAGGAGGGGCCCCCGCTGTCCCCGGGCTGTGCCCCAGCTCGGGGACTGCTCCTACGTGGGCCACAGAGCCCCCCGTGGGGACGGCCCGGGCCGCAGAGACACCGAGGGCGAGGCGCACAGAGGCGGAGAGCAGGACTGGGCCTGA